One genomic region from Gopherus flavomarginatus isolate rGopFla2 chromosome 20, rGopFla2.mat.asm, whole genome shotgun sequence encodes:
- the LOC127037746 gene encoding uncharacterized protein LOC127037746, with product MGPAMGLLLCSLLLLAPGGLRLSSGQVQLEGLVGESVYFPALRPVARDIVRVLWFSERQGTHIAEAKPQGQAFNVNFLPNFSNRLAIHAGNLSLEIRHLRLEDQGPYRAVVDIASDPTKPRAFSYELSVRERGQEGDRGKGGTTDPPGGRERRTLTDPPAEGAPVTTGGRTTLVGGDGGGQEGGESQGSCHCTLKGYVIAAVYVPLCAVVAIVHVKTRG from the exons ATGGGGCCAGCCATGGGGCTGCTGCTCTGTAGCCTCCTGCTGTTGGCTCCAGGGG GTCTGCGGCTCTCCTCCGGCCAGGTGCAGCTGGAGGGCTTGGTGGGTGAGTCTGTGTATTTCCCTGCCCTGCGCCCCGTGGCCAGAGACATCGTCCGTGTCCTGTGGTTTTCAGAAAGGCAGGGCACTCACATCGCAGAGGCCAAACCCCAGGGCCAGGCATTCAACGTCAATTTCTTACCCAACTTCAGCAACCGGCTGGCGATCCACGCCGGGAACCTCTCCCTGGAGATCCGCCATCTGCGGCTGGAAGACCAGGGGCCGTACCGCGCCGTTGTGGATATTGCCTCAGACCCTACCAAGCCCAGGGCGTTCTCCTATGAGCTGTCAGTGCGAG AACGTGGGCAGGAGGGAGACAGGGGCAAAGGAGGAACCACGGACCCACCAGGAGGCAGAGAACGGAGGACATTGACGGACCCCCCAGCAGAAGGAGCGCCCGTGACCACAGGCGGGAGGACAACGctggtgggaggggatgggggagggcaggagggcGGTGAGAGCCAGGGATCATGCCACTGCACGCTGAAGGGTTATGTCATCGCGGCCGTCTATGTGCCCCTCTGTGCCGTGGTGGCTATCGTCCACGTGAAGACGAGGGGCTGA